The Drosophila yakuba strain Tai18E2 chromosome X, Prin_Dyak_Tai18E2_2.1, whole genome shotgun sequence DNA segment GGAGGCATGGCTAAAATGCCAGCTGACCATGGATAAATAaacgtttaattaaaataatcattttataaattgaacGTTTTAGTATTATACgctttataaaataatttgccATATTGGAATGCGTATTTTGCATCATCAAAGTAGCAATAATATAGTTTCAATGTGTGGATAAAAGCCATAGTTTTTGGAATAAAAAAgatattaaaacaattattaaacaatCTCAACACAACTAATTAcaagctaattaaaaataaagtgataaattgaaataaaaagtttGATTTTACCATCCGTGTTTTAAACTATTATCTAAAAACTATCGACATGTATAACTATCGATGTATATTGAAACTGTTCTTTCAGCCGGCACAGCGTTGCTCGCTGCAGTGTTGCCGCATACATAAGGCATTTCTGTAGCCGCAGCAAACGGTCATACTAagaattcataaataaacaaacatgtCCAAACAGTAAGtaatttgttaataataaacaatttgcGCGGTTTCTAATGACTATTTTAACACCACGCAGATATGGCCTTATTATACCCGGCCAGCAGAAGAAGGCCCCTCCAAAACGGCCCGAAAGGCCCTCGATTTTCGACGAGAGCTCCGAGTCCGAAAGCGATGATGACCAAAATGCTCCGCAATTGAAGCCGAAAACCAGCGGCATGTCCTTGGGTCCCAGTCTAATGGAGCGCCGCGTGGCCCGGCGGCAGCAGGAGAAGGCCCTGGCCGAGGATCCAACCATATTCCAGTACGATGAGCTGTACGACGACATGGACAGCAAACGCGAGGAGGCCAAGCAGACGAAGAGCCAGGAGCCGCGGAAACCCAAGTACATCGGCCGGCTGATGGAGCATGCCGAGCGcaggaagctggagaaggagcTGCGCATCGAACGGCAGGTGCAGAAGGATCGCGAGGCCGAGGGCGAGATGTACAAGGACAAGGATACCTATGTGACTGCCGCCTATCGCAAGAAACTCGAGTCCATACGCCAgatgcaggagcaggagcaacgGGATGAGTACCTCGAGGCCATTGGCGATGTCACCAAGCAGAAGGATCTGGACGGCTTCTATCGCCATCTCTACGAACAGAAAATGGGCGGTCCCGCCCAGCAGGATGTCGTCAAGCCCAAGACGGCGCCCACCACTGACGAGGTGGCGTACAAACCTATCAAGGCTGAGGCGGCAAAGCACAGAAGCTATCGAAGACGTCGCTCCTccgaggaggaagaggagcagACGAAGGGCAAGTCAGGCCAAGGCTCGGAATCCACAAAGTCAACGGATCAGGCGGAAAGCAAGCCAGCACAGGCACATTTGACCAACAACATAGATGCCGATTCCGATTTTAGCATAGACGACTCCAGCGATGAGGAAGAGGAGAAGGGGcaaaagaaggaaaaggaggaaaagggGAAGGAGAAGCTGTCCCAGGACAAAAAGGAGGATAAGGACAAGGCACCGGAAAGTTCTGAGCCCGCTAAAGCCAAAGAACCCGAGGCCTCGCAACAATCGCCCTccaaaaaagcagaaaattCCAATGGCGACGTGGACGAGAAGGATCTACCCGTGCCGACAGTCACCAAGCCTCCCGTCGACCGCACACTCATCTGGCGCAAAAGGACCGTGGGCGAGGTCTTCGAGGCAGCGGTGGCACGCTATCAGGAACGCAAGCGAGCGCGCCAGGGGTAAAATGCATCCAATT contains these protein-coding regions:
- the LOC6524598 gene encoding nuclear speckle splicing regulatory protein 1, producing MSKQYGLIIPGQQKKAPPKRPERPSIFDESSESESDDDQNAPQLKPKTSGMSLGPSLMERRVARRQQEKALAEDPTIFQYDELYDDMDSKREEAKQTKSQEPRKPKYIGRLMEHAERRKLEKELRIERQVQKDREAEGEMYKDKDTYVTAAYRKKLESIRQMQEQEQRDEYLEAIGDVTKQKDLDGFYRHLYEQKMGGPAQQDVVKPKTAPTTDEVAYKPIKAEAAKHRSYRRRRSSEEEEEQTKGKSGQGSESTKSTDQAESKPAQAHLTNNIDADSDFSIDDSSDEEEEKGQKKEKEEKGKEKLSQDKKEDKDKAPESSEPAKAKEPEASQQSPSKKAENSNGDVDEKDLPVPTVTKPPVDRTLIWRKRTVGEVFEAAVARYQERKRARQG